Proteins found in one Lepeophtheirus salmonis chromosome 9, UVic_Lsal_1.4, whole genome shotgun sequence genomic segment:
- the ZnT86D gene encoding zinc transporter 7-A, giving the protein MLPIYRDEKPTSFTSRIYQKIKNVIRLILSDRNSKNLLGFLFLNLSFAFVELFYGIWTNSLGLISDAFHMFFDCTGLLAGLAASVVSKWKANERFSYGYGRAEVLGGFINGLFLLFISFFILSEAVERLVEPPEVKHERLFVVSVLGLFVNLIGIFIFQHGGANHGHSHDHGHGHSHDHGHGHSHGGSNAVIMKGVFLHILADTLGSVGVIISSVLMYMFDWMIADPICSIFIAVLIALSVGSLISESVVILMQRQPRQLDDSLPHAYNKVLALEGVQNVQETHFWTLSSDFFAGGLKLEVTAQADQKYIVSHTQMIFKSIGVSQVFVQLDYEFNKNTYMNLQKQPL; this is encoded by the exons ATGCTCCCTATCTATCGGGATGAAAAACCAACATCGTTCACGAGTCGGATTTACCAGAAAATCAAAAACGTCATTCGTCTCATTCTCAGTGATCGCAATTCCAAAAATCTACTGGGTTTCCTCTTCTTGAATCTATCTTTTGCATTTGTAGAGCTTTTCTATGGGATATGGACCAATTCGCTAG gTTTAATATCAGACGCATTTCACATGTTTTTTGATTGTACCGGACTATTAGCTGGCTTAGCAGCAAGTGTGGTATCGAAATGGAAAGCAAATGAGCGGTTTTCGTACGGATATGGTAGAGCTGAGGTCCTGGGTGGCTTTATCAACGGACTTTTCCTcctctttatttcattttttatattaagtgaGGCCGTAGAGAGATTAGTCGAGCCACCTGAAGTCAAACATGAACGACTTTTTGTCGTTTCCGTTCTTGgactttttgtaaatttaatcggaatttttatatttcaacatgGTGGAGCTAACCACGGTCATTCTCATGATCATGGACACGGACATTCTCATGATCATGGCCATGGGCACTCACATGGTGGGTCTAATGCTGTTATAATGAAAGGG GTGTTTCTTCATATTTTAGCCGATACTTTGGGTAGCGTTGGAGTGATAATTTCAAGTGTGTTAATGTATATGTTCGATTGGATGATAGCAGATCCCATTTGCTCCATCTTTATTGCTGTATTAATAGCTTTAAGTGTTGGAAGTTTAATATCGGAATCTGTGGTTATTTTAATGCAAAGACAGCCTCGACAATTAGATGACTCTTTACCTCATGCTTATAACAAA gTTCTGGCGTTAGAGGGAGTTCAGAATGTTCAAGAAACACATTTTTGGACACTATCTAGTGACTTCTTTGCTGGAGGTCTTAAACTAGAAGTTACGGCCCAGGCAGATCAGAAATATATTGTAAGCCATACGCAGATGATCTTTAAATCTATTGGTGTTAGTCAAGTCTTCGTTCAATTAGACTatgaatttaacaaaaacacttatatgaatttacaaaagcaaccactttga